The following proteins are co-located in the Pararge aegeria chromosome 3, ilParAegt1.1, whole genome shotgun sequence genome:
- the LOC120635627 gene encoding uncharacterized protein LOC120635627 encodes MLDYDIVACIASVVLYVIIHKKNRKIKRRYWVRPSLRNRPNVSPILEDFRRDDINRRNIRSKFNTFLRISSEEFEILLNLTGPMISKTDTRWRNAVSASDRLAITLRYLATGDSYFSLGTLFKVSPQVISLIILDVCQTLVSTLSNYLRMPNTHGEWLSVARSFMQKWNVPNCVGALDGKHIRILCPTNSGSEFFNYKSYFSIVLLALIDANYNFLYVDIGCQGRISDGGVLRNSTLFDMIRDGTLSLPQAIPLQGRNTPVPFYFIGDDAFPISQNIIKPFSGYHAKGSPERVFNYRLSRGRMVVEDAFGILSNKFRILHSRIGLQNEKAKIVVMACVHLHNFMKRNERTTDGVLNEMQQNIPQIALNVEPSVIRNELKCYFLSEQGQLPWQYQI; translated from the exons ATGTTGGACTATGATATAGTTGCGTGTATCGCAAGTGTAGTGTTGTatgtcattattcataaaaagaaccGCAAAATCAAACGAAGATATTGGGTCAGACCAAGTCTTCGAAATAGGCCTAATGTGTCCCCGATACTTGAAGATTTTAGAAGGGACGACATAAACCGAAGAAATATTCGTTcgaaatttaacacttttctaAGGATCTCTAGTgaagaatttgaaatattactgaATTTAACTGGACCCATGAtatcaaaaactgacacccGCTGGAGAAATGCTGTGTCAGCTTCCGATCGACTAGCAATTACTTTGAGATACCTGGCTACAGGAGACTCTTATTTTTCACTCGGTACACTGTTTAAAGTGTCTCCacaagttatttctttaataattctagATGTTTGTCAAACTTTGGTGTCTACATTATCCAATTATTTAAGG atgccGAATACACATGGAGAATGGCTATCAGTGGCTCGAAGTTTCATGCAGAAATGGAATGTACCTAATTGCGTAGGTGCCCTCGATGGGAAACATATACGTATACTATGTCCAACTAATAGCGGTtctgagttttttaattataagtcatATTTCAGTATTGTTTTGCTAGCTTTAATCGATgccaattataactttttatacgtaGACATTGGATGTCAGGGCAGAATATCTGATGGTGGAGTTCTACGAAATTCAACTTTATTTGATATGATACGAGATGGAACTTTAAGTCTGCCACAAGCGATTCCATTACAAGGGAGAAATACACCTGTACCTTTTTATTTCATCGGTGACGATGCTTTCCCCATCtcacagaatataataaaaccgtttTCTGGATATCATGCAAAAGGATCACCTGAGagggtttttaattatagactTAGTCGCGGGCGCATGGTTGTAGAAGACGCGTTTGgcattttatctaataaattcagaattttgcATTCACGCATTGGTTTACAAAATGAGAAAGCAAAAATTGTCGTGATGGCTTGTGTGCATCtgcataattttatgaagaGAAATGAAAGAACTACTGATGGAGTTTTGAACGAAATGCAACAAAATATACCGCAGATCGCTCTAAATGTAGAACCAAGTGTAATTAGAAATGagctaaaatgttattttctatcGGAACAAGGTCAGCTTCCTTggcaatatcaaatataa
- the LOC120635635 gene encoding uncharacterized protein LOC120635635, protein MTEFNWDDSAVLLLIEKYQENELLWNPRHMDFKNRNKRNDAVRDIASVFNIASTEIERKLKNLSSHYFREKRKFEESKRSGSGRDDVQLPKWFAYKALSFLNDKNAPVPTLNSHTPSSSQDNITPQTTLPSTRTSRKRNIEREPEVDEALQLLREITSNARQRDDAAIFADYISSKLRKMDHYTMCTVQHQIQNIIYEAEMRMGSMNFDTSNTTQPLRYQNVRPGYFTGQPTTLAMSPSPSTSRSYSVQSDYEMQNSPDVNTSDSLLQVLENNLTK, encoded by the exons atgacaGAATTTAACTGGGATGATAGTgctgtacttttattaatagaaaagtaTCAAGAAAATGAACTATTGTGGAACCCAAGGCATATGGATTTCAAGAATCGCAACAAAAGAAACGATGCTGTTAGGGATATTGCTTCTGTGTTCAACATAGCATCAACAGAAATTGAGAGAAAACTGAAGAATTTATCTAGCCATTATTTTCGAGAAAAACGCAAATTTGAAGAATCTAAAAGGAGTGGATCTGGACGGGATGATGTTCAATTGCCGAAATGGTTTGCTTATAAGGCGTTatcatttcttaatgacaagaatgCACCGGTACCGACTCTGAACAGCCACACACCTAGT tcttcTCAAGATAATATCACTCCCCAGACTACGCTACCTTCGACAAGGACTTCACGAAAGCGAAATATAGAGAGAGAACCTGAAGTTGATGAAGCTTTGCAATTACTGAGGGAGATCACGTCTAATGCAAGGCAACGCGATGATGCTGCTATATTTGCAGACTATATAAGTAGCAAGTTGAGGAAGATGGATCATTACACGATGTGTACAGTACAACATCAAATCCAGAATATTATCTATGAAGCAGAAATGAGAATGGGTTCGATGAATTTTGATACTAGTAATACTACTCAGCCTCTTCGTTATCAAAATGTTCGTCCAGGATACTTCACCGGCCAACCTACAACGTTAGCAATGTCACCGTCGCCCTCAACTTCGCGCTCTTACTCTGTTCAATCAGACTATGAAATGCAAAATAGCCCAGATGTCAATACAAGTGACAGTCTGTTACAAgtcttggaaaataatttaaccaaataa